Proteins encoded in a region of the Octopus sinensis linkage group LG8, ASM634580v1, whole genome shotgun sequence genome:
- the LOC115214840 gene encoding uncharacterized protein LOC115214840, with protein sequence MLLRNCDPANGNCNGTRYTLTQLNSHVIEAVIASGPHSGKHLFTRRIPLLPSDNQFPFQLRYRQFPIKLAFSFTNIKSQGQTLDYVGVFPPSPLFTHGQLYVSMSRAVDSANLKISVDETQNICYKEVL encoded by the coding sequence ATGCTCCTACGAAATTGTGACCCTGCCAATGGAAATTGCAACGGAACAAGATACACCCTCACGCAACTCAATTCTCACGTCATCGAGGCAGTGATAGCGAGTGGCCCTCACAGTGGTAAGCACCTGTTCACACGTCGGATACCACTGTTACCCTCCGACAACCAGTTTCCCTTCCAATTAAGATACAGGCAATTTCCCATCAAACTAGCCTTCTCATTCACAAATATCAAGTCTCAGGGCCAGACTTTAgattatgttggtgtgtttccgccCAGTCCGTTGTTTACACACGGCCAGTTGTATGTCTCTATGAGCAGAGCAGTGGACTCagctaatttgaaaattagtgttgaTGAAACACAAAATATCTGTTACAAAGAAGTATTGTAA
- the LOC118764576 gene encoding adhesion G-protein coupled receptor G7-like → MTSYIGCGISFVCLILTIIIHVCSKNLRKSTASKILINLCASLAITNLIFLVGMQPYTSKITAACKAVAALLHYFLLTSLMWMAVIVFKTYQSHFIPKSSILSWGLPAVIVTITLAINYTNNYIRIEHAQVCWLSEIPFYAAFLAPVVTILIFNIIMFFSLSCVLSQCKITSCFNTKPEDYVFLEYLVCFSCSDYLGSLQSSLLGKQQKCFRFFSLPSVPFKERLSSYSTVYTRKIPETSSARVYVNKRKRKPVKF, encoded by the exons ATGACATCTTATATTGGCTGCGGAATATCATTTGTCTGCCTCATTCTTACAATAATAATTCATGTTTGTTCCAA AAATCTACGGAAATCAACGGCTTCAAAGATTTTAATAAACTTGTGCGCTTCTTTGGCTATCACTAATTTGATCTTTCTTGTTGGGATGCAACCGTATACCTCAAAAATAACAGCTGCTTGTAAG gcAGTGGCTGCTCTGTTACACTACTTCCTTCTGACATCTCTCATGTGGATGGCT GTAATTGTATTTAAAACATACCAGTCACATTTTATCCCGAAGAGTTCAATTTTGTCATGGG GTCTTCCAGCTGTCATTGTCACAATTACTCTGGCAATTAACTACACAAACAATTACATTAGAATTGAACACGCACAAGT TTGTTGGTTGTCGGAGATACCATTCTATGCTGCTTTCCTGGCTCCCGTCGTGACTATTCTCATCTTCAACATTATCATGTTTTTCTCGTTATCTTGCGTCTTATCGCAATGCAAAATAACAAGCTGCTTCAACACGAAACCAGAAGACTACGTTTTCTTGGAATATTTGGTTTGTTTTTCCTGTTCGGATTATCTTGGGTCTTTGCAGTCTTCGCTGTTGGGGAAGCAGCAGAAGTGTTTCAGATTCTTTTCGTTACCTTCAGTGCCTTTCAAAGAACGTTTATCTTCTTATTCTACTGTATATACAAGAAAGATACCAGAGACATCATCTGCTcgtgtatatgtaaacaaaagaaagagaaagccagTAAAGTTTTAA
- the LOC115214839 gene encoding latrophilin-like protein LAT-2: protein MQDDKLYRVTQNSSTKANTMINSNIIAANIPNIKVTNLDEPVNISFNLIDQNATNPQCVYWDESPGQIPKWSPKGCNVSKYEPGQKALVPVTI, encoded by the exons ATGCAGGATGATAAGCTATATAGG GTAACACAAAATTCCAGTACCAAAGCAAATACTATGATTAACAGTAATATTATTGCTGCTAATATTCCTAACATTAAAGTAACCAACCTCGATGAACCAGTTAACATATCATTCAATTTAATAGATCAG aatgccaCCAACCCACAGTGTGTTTATTGGGATGAATCTCCTGGACAGATTCCCAAATGGTCACCCAAAGGCTGTAATGTATCCAAGTATGAACCTGGACAGAAAGCACTTGTTCCTGTGACCATCTGA